From a region of the Phaseolus vulgaris cultivar G19833 chromosome 6, P. vulgaris v2.0, whole genome shotgun sequence genome:
- the LOC137833333 gene encoding uncharacterized protein — MDGECCLNKSARMVFMLDSARRHPFTNAIIEAPLPDNWKGFNRDQYDDTTDPDEHMDAYTTHMSLYTSDDAVLFQVFPTSLKGGAVSWFTKLSPNSIDSFTTLVSKFETQFATSRPHHLPSIALVGIRQKKGESLRTFIDRFSKMAMSIQNLSPNVAMHHMLLALRPGPFADNLCMQSIGSLDELRKRATKFMQLEELREFRN; from the coding sequence ATGGATGGTGAATGCTGTCTCAACAAGTCGGCTAGGATGGTTTTCATGCTGGACTCGGCCCGCCGACACCCCTTCACCAACGCTATCATAGAAGCTCCACTGCCAGACAACTGGAAAGGCTTCAATAGGGATCAGTATGACGACACTACCGATCCAGACGAGCATATGGATGCCTACACCACCCATATGAGTCTCTATACTTCGGACGATGCAGTGTTGTTCCAAGTGTTTCCTACATCTCTGAAGGGAGGAGCCGTTagttggttcaccaagctcTCACCCAACTCCATTGATAGCTTCACCACACTTGTGTCAAAGTTCGAAACTCAGTTTGCCACCAGCAGGCCACATCATCTACCCTCCATCGCCTTGGTGGGCATCCGCCAGAAGAAGGGAGAGTCGTTAAGAACCTTCATTGACAGGTTTAGCAAGATGGCAATGAGTATCCAAAATCTCAGCCCGAACGTTGCCATGCATCACATGCTATTAGCCCTACGCCCGGGGCCGTTCGCTGACAACCTCTGCATGCAGTCGATCGGTAGTCTAGATGAACTTAGAAAGAGAGCAACTAAGTTCATGCAACTGGAGGAGCTAAGGGAGTTCCGCAATTAG
- the LOC137831064 gene encoding spermidine hydroxycinnamoyl transferase-like yields MVTIKASYTVVPNQPTPEGIQWLSDIDQVARLHHTPTIYIYHAKHNHGTLIQQMRNSLSKILCHYYPLAGRLRKLEEGGRLELDCNAKGVVLIEAESTKTVQDYDDFFGESIKDLVPTVDYTKILIQELPLLLVQVTSFLGHEAFSIGVAISHILCDGVAGVQFINSWAKLARGDTLEPHEMPFLDRTVLRFIAPPSPQRFDHLEFKPLPLILGRCDNTAEKNKRVKATLLKLTAEQVGKLKNKANADESTKGSRPYSRFEAIAAHVWRSACKARGLDENQPTVVRFNADIRNRLIPPLPANYFGNALALTAASSQVGEILSNSLGRAAKKIREAIEVLTYEYISSQIDVIRGQDHVDKARALYFGANEGKDALFFGNPNLLITSWMRMPMHEADFGWGKAVYLGHAGVATQDRALITQSLDGDDSIIVFLPFQMEHMQLFKDFFYEEI; encoded by the exons ATGGTAACCATCAAAGCATCTTACACAGTAGTTCCAAATCAACCAACTCCAGAGGGCATTCAATGGCTGTCTGATATTGATCAAGTGGCGCGTCTGCACCACACTCCCACCATCTACATTTACCACGCAAAGCACAACCATGGCACATTAATTCAACAGATGAGAAACTCTCTTAGCAAGATTTTGTGCCACTACTATCCATTGGCTGGTAGATTGAGAAAGTTAGAAGAAGGTGGCAGATTGGAATTGGATTGTAATGCAAAAGGAGTGGTGTTGATTGAAGCAGAATCCACAAAAACAGTGCAAGATTATGATGACTTTTTCGGTGAATCCATCAAGGATTTGGTTCCAACAGTTGATTACACAAAAATCCTAATTCAGGAACTTCCCTTGTTACTGGTGCAAGTAACAAGTTTCCTTGGCCATGAAGCATTTTCCATTGGAGTTGCTATCAGTCATATCTTGTGTGATGGTGTTGCTGGTGTTCAGTTCATCAATTCATGGGCAAAGTTGGCTCGTGGAGACACATTAGAGCCTCATGAAATGCCCTTTCTGGATCGAACTGTGCTCAGATTCATAGCCCCTCCATCACCCCAACGCTTTGATCATCTAGAGTTCAAGCCTTTGCCTCTCATATTGGGAAGATGTGACAACACTGCTGAGAAAAACAAAAGGGTAAAGGCCACCTTGTTGAAGCTGACAGCAGAACAAGTGGGGAAACTGAAGAACAAGGCCAATGCTGATGAATCAACAAAAGGGTCAAGACCTTATAGCAGATTTGAAGCTATTGCTGCACATGTATGGAGATCTGCATGTAAGGCTCGTGGATTAGATGAAAATCAACCAACTGTTGTTCGGTTCAATGCTGATATTCGCAATAGACTCATTCCACCTCTCCCTGCGAATTACTTTGGGAATGCTTTGGCCTTAACAGCAGCATCATCACAAGTTGGAGAAATCTTATCAAATTCTTTGGGTCGTGCTGCTAAGAAAATAAGGGAAGCAATTGAAGTTCTTACATATGAGTATATAAGCTCACAG ATAGATGTTATTAGAGGCCAGGACCATGTGGATAAAGCAAGGGCTTTGTACTTTGGAGCAAATGAAGGTAAGGATGCATTGTTTTTTGGGAACCCTAACCTTCTTATTACAAGTTGGATGAGGATGCCAATGCATGAAGCAGATTTTGGTTGGGGAAAGGCTGTATATTTAGGTCATGCAGGTGTGGCTACACAAGATAGGGCATTGATTACTCAAAGTTTGGATGGGGATGACTCTATTATTGTGTTTCTACCCTTTCAAATGGAACATATGCAGCTTTTcaaggattttttttatgaagaaatataa